The sequence AACTCCGGCATACATTAGTGGTTGTTCTTTAAGGAAAAcaataaatgatttaattatcaCACCTCGttaaacaaagtggaaaaatccACGAAATATCATTTGGAGATCCAACCCAAAATCTTGGAGGACTAAGGGGAGATAACCTCGtttgaaaaattagaaaattaaagCTGGCCAACTAGTATCATTTTTCTCCATATCTCTGCCCTTAAACCAGGGAGTGCTCTTAGCGTTTATTCATTGCCGCCTTGGGGCATttttctgcaatttttttttctgcttacaTCCGTCACAATAGGCCAGCTCATTACCTACCAGTTCTCTCTATTATTTCCCAACAAAACCCAAGTCCTCTACGTCTCACCAGTGACTAGTCCCACCAACTCTTTGATCAATTCAATCCCCTTAGGCCTTAACTATTGGGTTATATATGTTGCTTATAAATACAAATCACTCCACCTTCCCTAGTGTAAGCCTGTAAAGTTTCCATTTTAAGACCCCATTGGGTAACAGAGATGAGTCTCCTGAGGAAGAGACCTGACGCTTACTCAAAAGTGGAGAGGGAAGACCCAGATGAGATAGCTCATCGGCGGGCACAGTTCTTGATCTACAAGGCAATGGAACAAGCGGCGGATACCCACTTGCGGAGTAGGCGGCCATCTGCTCTGAGGGTGAGAATATGTAAATTGAAGGTTAAGATTGGAAAGAGattgaagatgatgaggaagaCCATGTTCCCCAATATCTCTGCAGCTAGGACTAGCTTGTTCAAGAAAATAATGGCTCACTTGAAGTCTCTGAACCATTTGGTTCGTGGGGGAGAGGCGGCCATGGTcagtctctctcctcctctgtgaaatttgagtttcttcttcttctttcctttttcctccCCTGAGCATTCTTGTCTGATGAAGAACAGAGTTGttcatattttgaaattttcccAGAAGGAATGgagttttgtttttggttttgtagTTTCAATCTCATAGACAATGCCTATAACTCAGTATTGTCTGTGTTCGACCAATGAAATGGAATCataaattttctcttcttctgaaTTGTGGTTGAGTAGAAATAGCATAGATGGATTGATGGATTTAGACTATTTAGACTTCGGATAGCTTTGCAATAAATGATTTTGTCCAAGATTTGGGGACTGGTGTTAACTTGACTTGTGTGTGTGGCGGGGTACACGTATATGCAGGGAATCAGTCAAGCCAAAGGTCTAGACACCGGTgtagtaagaaaaataaaaattaggacCATACAGATATCATGGGCAGTAATAGTATTATGCCTAGAATAACCCCACTAAGGGAAGAGGGTTGTTCAAATATTCATATTACTGCCTTTGATCTATTCAGACTAAAAGGATTAGGGGCATCTGATATGCTTAGAATTGTCCCACCAATGAAGGAAAGCCATTTAGCGGTTAAATTGATCAAGAAGAGGTGAGGCTTCCCCATTAACCGCTAGAGGGGCAGACTTATTTGAACAGTTTGATTTTACATCTCAGACACGATTTCTTGGTATAATTATCTGTTGGCAATAAATTACACAGTCTGTCTGTTATAATAATACATTGACCGTAAAAGGTTCTTCTATAACTGAACTTGTAGAAGGTTCGTATTAGGATTGCATGCGTGCCAAAGTCGTCTAGATTCAAAAGAATATTTCTGACTTCTAATTAGGAGATGTGAGCACGCCTTTTGCCTCGATCGCTCCAAGGACTTTTAATGTTATTTGTAGAAACGTGATGCAAtgattgaaaaagatgaagacaaaTGATAGTAGACAAGGGGAAATCTGATCTATTGTCTCTGTTGATATACAATATACTAGAAATATGATCTATTGTCTCTGTTGATGTTGAATATACTGGAAACAAGTATATTAGAAACAAGGGGAAATCTGATCGATTAGTTGACCATAAAAAGTTGAAATCAGTCAGTTGACTGTAAAAAGTCACAACTAGTCAGCTGACCGTACTTAGAAACAATCAATTCATAATTCAAGCTCCTCATTTTCGGTCAAGTTGACCGATATTTTAATTGGAACCAACTCATGTTGGTATGAATTATTTTTTCAAGACCTTTTCGTACAACGGTCAGTCCTTTAATATTGGT is a genomic window of Macadamia integrifolia cultivar HAES 741 chromosome 13, SCU_Mint_v3, whole genome shotgun sequence containing:
- the LOC122058690 gene encoding uncharacterized protein LOC122058690 codes for the protein MSLLRKRPDAYSKVEREDPDEIAHRRAQFLIYKAMEQAADTHLRSRRPSALRVRICKLKVKIGKRLKMMRKTMFPNISAARTSLFKKIMAHLKSLNHLVRGGEAAMVSLSPPL